GCGATTTCTGGTCACCTCTTCAAGACTGATCACGGCGATCAAGCAGGGAATCCACGGTGGGCAGCCCCAGTTGCGGATTCGAATCCCGGTGGACACACCTCTCGAATTGAGCTTGCTGCAGAGAAACGGTGGGGCCGTCGTCGACTTGAGTCGTTTGCATCTCCTGGCAGCCGACTTCGACATCGAGGGGGCCTACCTGAAGCTCGACGCCAACACACCGCTTGAGGGGCGGCTCGAGCGACTCACGATCCGTGGTGGCACCGGAGCCATCCTCATCGACAATCTGAATCGAATGAACCCATCAATTATCGATGCCGAGTTCCGGATGGGAGAGGTCCACCTGGATTTTCGCGGCGAGTGGGAATCGGACAGCAAGATCGATTTGTCGTTGTCTCTCGTCGATGGGGTGCTGCGCCTACCGAGAGACGCGAGCATTGAAGGACTCGACACGTTCGTCGGAACTCGTGAAGGAATTTCTGAAATACCTCAACCGACTTTGTCGTTCTCGGTCAAAACCGGGCGACGAACGGACCTGAAGGTCTTCGAGTAGGAGTACAATCATCGTGGTAACCATACCCGATGAAACGCCCCGAACTACTCGCTGAAACCACCACACCCGACGGCATGCGGATGACGCTGTCGCTGCACACCGGGAACTATTACATCGATGTGGATGGCCAGGGGCTGATGTCGACTCGTGCGCCGGGTTCCGAGCGCGCGATGGCCGAGATGGCCGCGGAAGAGCTCAAGGGCTGCGATCGACCGCGGGTCCTGATCGGTGGGTTGGGGCTGGGGTTCACCCTGGCGGCGGCTCTCGATACGTTCCCCGCCGCGTCGACGATCGTCGTCGTCGAGTACTTCGAGACGATCGTCGACTGGAACCGCAAGTTCGGCTTCCAGTCGTCGACCGATCTTCTGGCCGATTCACGCGTCATGGTGGCTGTGACCGATGTGGTCGATTACCTGCGTGAGGTCCAGCAACCCTTCGACGCGATCTTGCTGGATGTCGATAACGGGCCCGACGCGTGGACTCTGGCCTCCAACGATCGGCTTTACAACCGTCCGGGCCTGCAGCAGATCCAACGAGCGCTCACGCCGGGGGGCGTCCTGGCGGTATGGTCAGCGGAGGCGTCGCCGGTCTTCGAGAGTCGATTGGCGGCCGTCGGCTTCGACGCGCGAAGCGAGCCCGCCCGCTCCAACGGAAAGAAGGGTGAGCGTCACACGATATTTCTTGGTCTCAGGGGCAGGCCTGACGGCTGACCCTGTTGGCGGCGTCGCCGTGCGGTGACGGGTTCCGAGCCACCCTAGCAGCACGTAGGCGATCCCGGCCAACGAAAGGATGATCCCGTACTCCGTCAGGAGGGCCGTCCCATCGACCCCACCGGTCCCGAACTCCCTCGTGAAGGGCCAGCCTCGCTCCGTGAATGCGTGGTAGCGACAGAGGTCGCCGTCATTCTGTCGGACCGGCGGGACCAGCGAGCTATGGAAGAGTCCCAGTCCGGTGGCCAGCAGCACGATTCGTTGCCATCGCGACACTTCCGATCTCCGTTCTCAGGCTTCCTCGGAACCGGTCGAATTATATCGCCTCAGGATCCACTGGCGAACCGCAGAGACGGGTCATAAGTTCTCCCCAGGCGGTAAAATAGACTCTGGAACAGGTCTTCATTATTAACGCCGACTCCGGCGGCAGGTCAGGGAAAAATGATGGATAGATATCAGGGGCAGGTCGCCGAAGCCGACGAGTGGTTCGCACGTTCCCGATTTGACGAGATCGAACGGCTCTTTTCTCCACAGCAGGTCGCGGCCCAGCAGGGCACGATTCTGAATGACTACTCGGTCGCGCGTGTCGCGGCGGAGCAGTTCTACGACCGCCTTCGCGAGCTGTTTGAAGACAAAAAGTCCGTCACGACGTTCGGGCCCTATTCGCCCGGTCAGGCCGTGACGATGAAACGTCTCGGCATCGAGGGGATCTACCTCGGTGGTTGGGCGACGTCCGCTAAGGGTTCGATTACGGAGGATCCCGGTGCCGACCTGGCCAGCTATCCTCTCAGTCAGGTTCCGGATGAGGCTGCGCCCATCGTGCGTGCCCTGTTGACCGCCGATCGCAATCAGCATTTCGCCCGCACGCGGATGAGCCCGTCGCAGAAGCTATCGACGCCCGTGGCCGACTTCCGACCGTTCATCATCGCGGACGCGGACACCGGGCACGGAGGCGATGCGCATGTTCGCAACCTGATTCGACGTTTCGTCGAGGTCGGTGTCCCCGGTTATCACATCGAGGATCAGAAGCCCGGCGTCAAGAAGTGTGGCCATCAAGGCGGCAAGGTTCTGGTGTCCGTCGATGAACAGATCAAGCGTTTGAACGCGACTCGTTTCCAGCTGGACGTCATGGGTGTGGCCGGCATCATCGTCGCACGCACCGACGCAGAGTCTGCAACGCTGCTGGAGAACCGTGCCGACGAACGGGACCAGCCGTTCATCCTGGGTGCCACCAACGTCAACGTGCCGACCTATCGCACGGCCTATCTTGCAATTCACAAGCGGTTCTTCGAGCAGGGTGTCGACGAGATTCGTGGACACCTTCTTGCCGGAACCTCGGATCTGGAGTTTGATGCGGCGTTTGCCTGGCTGGAACACGCCGGCGTCCTTGGAGTCATCGACGAGGCGGCCAAGAAGTTCAAGGCCAAGGGCGGTCGTGCCGAGGCGTTGCTTGACGATGTCGCCAATCGATTCCTCGAATGTTGGCAGGCCGCGGCGGGTCTCAAGACCTATGGCGAAGCCGTCGCCGACGCCATGGAGTTCCATCTCGAAGAGGGTGAGCAGCTCGAGATGAAGGTCGACGAGTGGCGAGCCTTCGCGTCTCGTGCGTCGTTCTTCGAAGC
The genomic region above belongs to Acidobacteriota bacterium and contains:
- a CDS encoding MnmC family methyltransferase, producing MKRPELLAETTTPDGMRMTLSLHTGNYYIDVDGQGLMSTRAPGSERAMAEMAAEELKGCDRPRVLIGGLGLGFTLAAALDTFPAASTIVVVEYFETIVDWNRKFGFQSSTDLLADSRVMVAVTDVVDYLREVQQPFDAILLDVDNGPDAWTLASNDRLYNRPGLQQIQRALTPGGVLAVWSAEASPVFESRLAAVGFDARSEPARSNGKKGERHTIFLGLRGRPDG
- the aceA gene encoding isocitrate lyase ICL2, whose amino-acid sequence is MMDRYQGQVAEADEWFARSRFDEIERLFSPQQVAAQQGTILNDYSVARVAAEQFYDRLRELFEDKKSVTTFGPYSPGQAVTMKRLGIEGIYLGGWATSAKGSITEDPGADLASYPLSQVPDEAAPIVRALLTADRNQHFARTRMSPSQKLSTPVADFRPFIIADADTGHGGDAHVRNLIRRFVEVGVPGYHIEDQKPGVKKCGHQGGKVLVSVDEQIKRLNATRFQLDVMGVAGIIVARTDAESATLLENRADERDQPFILGATNVNVPTYRTAYLAIHKRFFEQGVDEIRGHLLAGTSDLEFDAAFAWLEHAGVLGVIDEAAKKFKAKGGRAEALLDDVANRFLECWQAAAGLKTYGEAVADAMEFHLEEGEQLEMKVDEWRAFASRASFFEAREKARSMGLDIIWNCELPKTPEGYYQIQGGIDYSIVKSLAAAPFSDVLWMETKTADLEDARRFAKAIHAVYPKQMLAYNLSPSFNWDTTGMNDEEMQKFPEELGKLGFVFNFITYGGHQIDGMAAEEFARALKEDGMLALARLQRKLRLVESPYRTPQTLVGGPRIDGALMASSGRTATTKSMGKGSTQFQHLVQTEVPHGLLEEWLAIWTDHYDLASPLRVELRPHTAGSELLELRVLSPSDEKVANVVFAPILDRRGRSFLSIRDQNTFDKGLRKKRLMSLVHLFLIHRYKALTVHYVSPTEDNQYQTQKMQTHGLFTKVDDEVGHIIAAKVNEDRVAELLAADREELGKLIRKETSVSAG